In candidate division KSB1 bacterium, a single window of DNA contains:
- a CDS encoding rhamnulokinase, which yields MTYLAFDLGAESGRAMVGHIENGRIALRELHRFPNRMVPLHGHLYWDLLHLFAEIQHALHLAGREKIPLAGIGVDSWGVDFGLLDRDGHLLANPITYRDHRTEGMIEKVLAKMPAAEIYRHTGIQFSPINTLYQLYALAESASPLLQIAQRLLFIPDLVNFMLTGRQVSEFTFATTSQLFNPQTRAWADPIFTRLGLPRHLMAGIVEPGTVIGALRHELASGSGLGEVPVIAVGCHDTASAVAAVPAVSGTFAIPPQSAIPNPPSSWAYLSSGTWSLLGVETAAPVINERALQMNFTNEGGVAGTIRLLKNIMGLWLLQACRQQWRREGREYDYAELTALAGAAAPFRCFVNPDAPVFLNPDNMPQAIAGFCRQTRQPLPHSDGELVRCILESLALQYRRVLEMAEALQGKKVEALHIVGGGSQNALLNQFTADAIGKPVLAGPVEATALGNIAVQAMATGEFGNLGQARQAIKNSFAIQEFQPRDSARWDEAYQRFVELLKNFSNG from the coding sequence ATGACCTACCTCGCCTTCGACCTTGGCGCTGAGAGCGGCCGGGCCATGGTCGGGCACATTGAAAACGGCCGCATTGCGTTGCGCGAGCTGCACCGCTTCCCCAATCGCATGGTGCCGCTGCACGGCCATTTGTATTGGGACCTGCTGCATCTTTTCGCCGAAATCCAGCACGCTCTGCACCTGGCCGGCCGCGAGAAAATCCCCCTTGCCGGCATCGGCGTCGACAGCTGGGGCGTTGACTTCGGCCTGCTCGACCGCGACGGCCATCTGCTCGCCAATCCGATCACCTACCGCGACCATCGCACCGAGGGCATGATCGAAAAAGTGCTGGCCAAAATGCCGGCCGCAGAGATTTACCGGCACACCGGCATCCAATTTTCGCCGATCAACACCCTGTATCAGCTCTACGCCCTGGCCGAGTCCGCCTCTCCGCTTTTGCAAATCGCGCAGCGGCTGCTGTTCATTCCCGATCTCGTCAACTTCATGCTCACCGGCCGCCAGGTGTCGGAGTTTACCTTTGCCACCACCTCGCAACTGTTCAATCCGCAGACGCGCGCCTGGGCCGATCCGATTTTCACCCGTCTCGGCCTGCCCCGGCATCTGATGGCCGGGATCGTCGAGCCGGGAACTGTCATCGGCGCTTTGCGCCACGAGTTGGCAAGTGGATCCGGACTCGGTGAAGTTCCGGTTATTGCGGTCGGCTGCCATGACACGGCCTCGGCCGTTGCCGCAGTTCCGGCGGTTTCGGGCACTTTTGCCATCCCGCCGCAATCCGCAATCCCCAATCCGCCATCGAGTTGGGCCTATCTCAGCTCCGGCACCTGGTCGCTGCTCGGCGTCGAAACCGCCGCCCCGGTGATCAACGAACGCGCGCTGCAAATGAATTTCACCAACGAGGGCGGGGTCGCCGGCACGATTCGCCTGTTGAAAAACATCATGGGCTTGTGGCTTTTGCAGGCCTGCCGCCAACAGTGGCGCCGCGAAGGCCGGGAGTACGATTACGCTGAGCTTACCGCCCTCGCCGGGGCCGCGGCGCCATTCCGCTGCTTCGTCAACCCGGATGCGCCGGTTTTTCTGAATCCGGACAACATGCCGCAGGCCATCGCCGGGTTCTGCCGCCAAACCCGGCAGCCGCTGCCGCACAGCGACGGCGAGCTCGTGCGCTGCATTCTCGAAAGCCTGGCCCTGCAATATCGCCGCGTGCTGGAGATGGCGGAGGCGCTGCAAGGCAAAAAAGTCGAGGCGCTGCACATCGTCGGCGGCGGCAGCCAAAATGCCCTGCTGAACCAATTCACCGCCGACGCCATCGGCAAGCCGGTTTTGGCCGGGCCGGTGGAAGCCACGGCTCTCGGCAACATCGCGGTGCAGGCGATGGCAACGGGAGAATTCGGGAATCTGGGGCAAGCGCGGCAGGCGATCAAAAATTCGTTTGCGATTCAGGAATTTCAGCCGCGTGATTCGGCGCGGTGGGATGAGGCTTATCAGCGGTTTGTTGAGTTGTTGAAAAATTTTTCCAACGGATGA
- the rhaI gene encoding L-rhamnose isomerase, translating to MSTSSQAYHLLAGQLADRGIAIEPVKTKLKQQHIETPSWGYGNSGTRFRVFPWPGAARTTKEKLADAAMVNNLTGVAPSVALHIPWDQVADWDDLKKYAETLGVKIGAINPNVFQEEIYKFGSICHAEASVRRRAIAHIRECIDIMKLTGSRDLSLWFADGTNYAGQDNLRDRKHRMQEALAEVYQALPPNTRMLIEYKFFEPAFYHTDLADWGMAYATALKLGPQAQVLVDTGHHAPGTNIEHIVAFLLDEGRLGGFHFNNRKYADDDLIVGSVNPFELFLIFNELVAAENSNENAPAACAKNVAYMIDQSHNIEPKIEAMVQAVINCQVALAKALLVNRQKLAERQAAGDVLGAHRELALAYETDVRPLLAQVREEMGLHPDPIAALKASRYEEKIAAARGGAAEAGGGYPGA from the coding sequence ATGTCAACTTCCAGCCAAGCTTATCATCTCCTCGCCGGCCAGCTCGCGGATCGCGGTATTGCGATCGAGCCGGTCAAAACGAAACTGAAGCAACAGCACATCGAAACCCCGTCGTGGGGCTACGGCAACAGCGGCACGCGTTTCCGAGTTTTCCCGTGGCCCGGGGCGGCGCGGACGACGAAAGAGAAACTCGCCGATGCCGCGATGGTAAACAATCTCACCGGCGTGGCGCCCTCGGTGGCGCTGCATATTCCGTGGGATCAAGTCGCGGATTGGGATGATCTGAAAAAATACGCGGAGACGCTGGGCGTCAAAATCGGCGCGATCAATCCCAACGTTTTTCAGGAGGAAATTTACAAATTCGGCTCGATTTGCCACGCTGAGGCGAGCGTGCGGCGTCGCGCCATCGCCCACATCCGCGAGTGCATCGACATCATGAAGCTCACCGGCTCGCGCGATCTGTCGCTGTGGTTTGCCGACGGCACGAATTACGCCGGGCAGGACAACCTCCGCGACCGCAAACATCGCATGCAGGAGGCGCTGGCTGAAGTTTATCAGGCGCTGCCGCCGAACACGCGGATGCTGATCGAATACAAATTTTTCGAGCCGGCGTTTTATCACACCGATCTGGCGGATTGGGGCATGGCGTATGCGACGGCGCTCAAGCTCGGCCCGCAAGCGCAGGTGCTGGTCGATACCGGCCATCACGCGCCGGGCACGAACATCGAGCACATCGTCGCGTTTCTGCTGGACGAGGGCCGGCTCGGCGGGTTTCATTTCAACAACCGCAAATATGCGGATGACGATCTCATCGTCGGCTCGGTCAATCCGTTCGAGCTTTTTCTCATTTTCAACGAATTGGTTGCGGCGGAAAATTCGAATGAAAACGCGCCGGCGGCTTGCGCGAAAAACGTGGCGTACATGATCGACCAATCGCACAACATCGAGCCGAAAATCGAAGCGATGGTGCAAGCCGTCATCAACTGCCAGGTCGCGCTCGCCAAGGCCCTGCTGGTCAATCGCCAGAAGCTTGCCGAGCGCCAGGCCGCTGGCGACGTTCTCGGCGCGCACCGCGAGCTGGCGCTGGCGTATGAAACCGACGTGCGGCCGCTGCTGGCCCAAGTCCGCGAAGAGATGGGCCTGCATCCGGATCCGATTGCGGCGCTGAAAGCGAGCCGCTATGAAGAAAAAATCGCTGCCGCGCGCGGGGGCGCTGCCGAAGCCGGCGGCGGGTATCCGGGGGCGTGA